The DNA region CATGTCACGCAGCGTGTCGATAACCGCCAGCGCACCGTCGGTGTCAACCGCCGAAACCTTGACGTCAAACCTTCCGTTCAGGAACCGAAGCGGGGTGCCGAACCTGTCCTCGCCTGCCGCTATCCATCCAGGGTGCGTCATCCCAAGACCTCCCCTTGCCGCAGGTCCAATGCTGCGCGCACCTCGGCCCGGCTGTCAATCGCAAGTCCCCCCAACCCACGCATCGCCCCTCCTCTCCCTCGTGGGGAGGGGCGGGGGGGGGGGTAACCCGCACAGTCACCTTCCGCAGGATGGGCAAGCCCGCCCATCCTGCCGTCACCCCTGGCCCCAGCCCGCGCTCTGCATCTCGCGAAGCCGGCTCGCCGTGCGTTCGAACTCGAAGGTTCCCTCGCCCTCGATGTACAGCCGTTCCGGCACGTCGGCGGCCGAACAGATCAGCCGCACCTTCGCCTCGTACAGCGCGTCGATCAGGGTGACGAAGCGTTTGGCTTCGTTGTAGTTCGAGGCCGACAACTGCGGGATATCCTCCAGGATCAGCACCCGGCAGGCCCCGGCGATGGCCAGAAAATCCGCAGGCCCCAGAGGATGCGCGCACAGATCCCAGAAACTCGCCCGCCCCACGCCATTGGCGAAACGCGGCAATTCCACCTCGCGGCCGTTCACCGGCAGCTTCAGCACCGCCCCCGGCGCCGCGCCCGTCAAGTCTGACCAGATCGCGTCGATGCGCGCGCGCGACCCGCGCGCGGGGTGGAAATAGACCTGCGCCCCTTCCAGCCTGTGCTGGCGGTAATCGGTCGGGCTTTCCAGTTCCACCACCTCCAGCTTCTCGCGGATCATGGCGATGAAGGGCAGGAACAGCGCCCGGTTCAGACCGTCCTTGTACAGATCCTCCGGCACCCGGTTCGACGTGGTGACAATCACGATGCCCGCCGCGAACAGCTTCTCGAACAGCCGCCCGACAATCATCGCATCGGTGATGTCGGTGATCTGCATCTCGTCAAAGGCTAGAAGCCGCACCTCGCGGATCACCTTGTCGGCTACCGGCGCCAGCGCATCCTCTACCCCGGCCTTGCGCGCTTCGTGCATCCCCTTGTGGATTTCCTGCATGAAGGCATGGAAATGCACCCGCCGCTTCGGGGCGTGCTCTACGCTCTCGGTGAACAGGTCCATCAGCATCGACTTGCCGCGCCCGACCCCGCCCCACAGGTAAAGCCCCTTGGGCGGCGTCGGGTGCCGCACGAACAGCCCGCCCAGCAGGCTGCGCCGCCGCACGGCCTGGGTGTCCAGCCAGTCTCGCAGAGTCTCCAGATGCTCCAGCACAGCGTGCTGCGCGGGATCGGGCCGCAGAACGCCCGCCGCCACCCGGTCTTCGTAGATCTGAGCCAGCGTCTTTCGCATACACTCGCATACAATGGCATGCGGATTCGGAAAAGCCCTGCCGGATCGCAGGCCGTGCCGGACGCGGACCTTGGACAGAAGTTAAGTCCAAGTTAAAACGGCCCGGCAAGCCATTGATTTCATTTCACCCAGGCAAGCGTCCGAGCTCGGACGCCCCCTCTTTAGCCCGCCGCCTGCCAGTCCAGCACCGCCTGCAGCGGCCACAGAAGCATCAGCACGTTCAGGGCCAGCCCGTCACGGATCAGCGCCGTGGTCAGCACCTCGAACCCCACGACCACCGCCACCGAAACCCAGACCGGCGCCACCCTGGCCAGCAGGAACCCCAGGATCATCGCCAGGGTATCGAAGACCGAGTTGATGACCGAGTCCCCATAGTAATCCAGCGAGATGGTGACCTCCCGGTACCGGTTGATCACCCAGTCCGTATTCTCCAGCAGCTCCCATGCGGCCTCGATCACCACCGCCATCACCAGCCGCCACCGCCAGTCCACCCGCCGCGCCACCAGCCAGAGCCCGGCATAGAACAGGATCCCGTGGATGATGTGGCTGGGCGTGTACCAGTCGGTCAGATGCTGGCTGTTCTCCGAGGAATAGGTCACCCCATGCCACAGCTTCACATAGCCGCAGGTGCAGATCAGGGGATGGCCCCATGACCACAGGATCACGCCCTGCGACAGGATTAGCGCGGCGACGAGGGCGTAGGGAAGGCGGCGGTCTGTCATGGCCCCCTTGAATCACGCCGCCCACTCGCCGTCAAAGAAAACTCAGCGCCTCCGCCGCACCACCCGCCGCTGCGCCGGGACCCGGCGCGCGGGCTTGCCCCTCCGCGCCGGCTTGCCACCCGGCAACCCGCGGTCCTCGATCTCCAGCAGCTCCAGCACCAGCCCGCCGGTCACCGGCACCGCCTCGGTCAGCCGCACCGTGACCCGCTGGCCCACGCCAAGGGTCAACCCGGTCTGCGACCCCATCAGGGTCTGGCTGTCGGGGTCATAGTGGAAGAACTC from Neotabrizicola shimadae includes:
- a CDS encoding DUF2585 family protein, producing MTDRRLPYALVAALILSQGVILWSWGHPLICTCGYVKLWHGVTYSSENSQHLTDWYTPSHIIHGILFYAGLWLVARRVDWRWRLVMAVVIEAAWELLENTDWVINRYREVTISLDYYGDSVINSVFDTLAMILGFLLARVAPVWVSVAVVVGFEVLTTALIRDGLALNVLMLLWPLQAVLDWQAAG
- the zapE gene encoding cell division protein ZapE produces the protein MRKTLAQIYEDRVAAGVLRPDPAQHAVLEHLETLRDWLDTQAVRRRSLLGGLFVRHPTPPKGLYLWGGVGRGKSMLMDLFTESVEHAPKRRVHFHAFMQEIHKGMHEARKAGVEDALAPVADKVIREVRLLAFDEMQITDITDAMIVGRLFEKLFAAGIVIVTTSNRVPEDLYKDGLNRALFLPFIAMIREKLEVVELESPTDYRQHRLEGAQVYFHPARGSRARIDAIWSDLTGAAPGAVLKLPVNGREVELPRFANGVGRASFWDLCAHPLGPADFLAIAGACRVLILEDIPQLSASNYNEAKRFVTLIDALYEAKVRLICSAADVPERLYIEGEGTFEFERTASRLREMQSAGWGQG